A stretch of the Candidatus Jettenia sp. AMX2 genome encodes the following:
- a CDS encoding segregation/condensation protein A: MLKIQLSPMKNEYKVNLDVYNGPVDLLLYLIRKEEVSIYDIPIARIADQYLQYVETLQDLDMSTIGDFLVMAATLMYVKSYMLLPPTTEQGDGDDDVLDPRVSLVKQLLEYKRYKESTFILETRAAKWEKRVKRIYRELQEEAATKEVSLEGISVWDLLQRFSQLMKQTLSAIDTKVTYDDTPIQVYMGLILEKVRFHNTLSFTNLFAGIYEKIQIIGFFLALLELVRLNRVKVEQPAGYEDIQISL, translated from the coding sequence TTGTTAAAAATTCAACTTTCTCCTATGAAAAATGAATACAAAGTAAACCTTGATGTATATAATGGACCGGTCGATTTGCTTCTCTATCTTATACGGAAAGAAGAGGTAAGTATCTACGATATCCCCATTGCCAGAATTGCAGATCAATACCTGCAGTATGTGGAGACGCTTCAGGATCTGGACATGAGCACGATAGGGGACTTTCTGGTAATGGCGGCAACGCTTATGTATGTAAAATCCTATATGCTTCTTCCTCCCACAACGGAACAGGGGGATGGAGACGATGATGTTTTGGATCCACGGGTATCATTGGTAAAGCAGTTGCTGGAATACAAGCGGTATAAAGAGAGTACTTTCATCCTGGAGACACGGGCTGCCAAATGGGAAAAACGAGTAAAACGGATATACAGGGAACTCCAGGAAGAAGCAGCCACCAAAGAGGTGTCCCTTGAAGGAATATCAGTATGGGATCTCCTGCAAAGATTTTCACAATTGATGAAACAAACACTATCTGCAATTGATACAAAGGTAACATACGATGATACGCCAATACAAGTATATATGGGTCTGATTTTGGAAAAAGTCCGCTTCCACAACACCCTTTCGTTTACAAATCTTTTTGCAGGAATATATGAAAAGATCCAGATTATCGGGTTTTTCCTGGCACTACTGGAACTGGTTCGTTTAAACAGGGTAAAGGTTGAACAACCTGCGGGTTACGAGGATATCCAGATATCTTTGTAA
- a CDS encoding KpsF/GutQ family sugar-phosphate isomerase, which yields MEEKSLTDIIYAKEILFVESEAIKNLMNRLDHNFQKTIDMVFACKGRIVVTGIGKAGIIGQKISATLASTGTPSYWIHSSEAKHGDLGRIVTEDIVLALSNSGETEVVALLPFVKQIGAKVIAITGNGKSSLAFHSDVVLDIGKIDEPCPLGLAPSASSTAMLALGDALALTVFKKRNLSKKDYAFYHPGGELGRKLLTVEMVMRRGEENPVADEDLIVQDVLTIMTETTGKPGAVSIVNKHNKLVGFFTDGDIRRYLKNDLSFLRRSVKEVMTQSPKVINKNCLAAEAYKILKDCKIDQIPVVDDSHTPIGIIDVQDFLEVGF from the coding sequence ATGGAAGAAAAATCTTTAACTGATATCATTTACGCAAAGGAAATATTGTTTGTTGAATCAGAGGCAATCAAAAACTTAATGAACCGGCTGGATCACAACTTTCAAAAAACCATTGATATGGTGTTTGCCTGCAAAGGCCGGATCGTAGTCACTGGCATTGGTAAGGCGGGAATTATAGGCCAGAAAATTTCTGCAACACTTGCCAGCACAGGTACTCCCTCGTACTGGATTCATTCATCAGAGGCAAAGCACGGAGATCTCGGACGAATCGTTACCGAAGATATCGTACTTGCCCTTTCTAACAGCGGTGAAACCGAGGTGGTAGCCCTTCTGCCTTTTGTGAAACAAATTGGGGCAAAAGTAATTGCCATCACAGGCAACGGCAAATCATCTTTAGCGTTTCACAGCGACGTCGTTCTTGATATTGGGAAAATAGATGAGCCATGCCCTTTAGGCCTTGCGCCTTCAGCAAGTTCGACAGCCATGCTTGCCCTGGGTGATGCTTTAGCTCTTACCGTATTTAAGAAACGGAATCTCAGCAAAAAAGACTATGCGTTCTATCATCCGGGCGGAGAACTTGGCAGAAAATTGCTTACGGTAGAAATGGTAATGCGCCGGGGCGAAGAAAATCCCGTTGCAGACGAGGATCTGATCGTGCAGGACGTCCTTACCATTATGACAGAAACAACCGGCAAACCAGGTGCCGTAAGTATCGTTAATAAGCATAACAAACTGGTAGGATTCTTTACCGACGGGGATATCCGGAGATATCTGAAAAACGACCTGTCGTTTTTACGCCGAAGTGTAAAAGAGGTTATGACACAATCACCAAAAGTCATTAACAAAAATTGCCTTGCTGCTGAGGCATATAAAATACTTAAAGACTGCAAGATCGATCAGATTCCGGTGGTCGATGACTCTCATACCCCTATTGGCATTATCGATGTGCAGGATTTCCTGGAGGTTGGATTTTAA
- a CDS encoding site-2 protease family protein, which yields MNIDKLIITIPAILYALTIHEYFHGWAANKLGDPTARLQGRLTLNPIAHIDILGALCFIFAGFGWGKPVPINPYNFRNVRRDNMFVSFAGPASNFVSAFLFGILFQLLRNASFLPSGILAFLLNLLITGIIINLTLAFFNMIPLYPLDGSHVLESLLPYPMAMKYKEIERYSPFILLGLILLGNYAGIPVLRMIIGPPIYFFLRLFASF from the coding sequence TTGAATATAGATAAATTAATCATTACGATTCCTGCAATATTATATGCATTAACCATTCATGAATATTTTCACGGTTGGGCAGCTAATAAGCTTGGCGACCCAACTGCCAGGCTGCAAGGCAGATTAACATTAAATCCGATAGCGCATATTGATATTCTCGGTGCATTGTGTTTTATCTTCGCCGGTTTCGGATGGGGAAAACCTGTTCCCATAAATCCGTATAATTTCAGGAACGTTCGCAGGGATAATATGTTTGTATCCTTTGCCGGGCCTGCGTCAAACTTTGTATCTGCATTCCTTTTCGGTATCCTTTTTCAATTACTGCGTAATGCATCGTTTCTGCCTTCAGGTATATTGGCATTTCTTTTAAATCTGTTAATTACGGGAATTATTATAAATCTGACACTGGCATTTTTTAACATGATCCCTCTGTACCCTCTGGATGGTTCCCATGTCCTTGAGAGTTTATTGCCTTATCCGATGGCCATGAAATACAAAGAGATTGAACGGTACAGCCCATTTATTCTCCTCGGATTAATTCTTTTGGGAAATTATGCAGGCATTCCTGTTTTACGTATGATAATCGGGCCACCTATTTATTTCTTTCTAAGGTTGTTTGCGAGCTTTTAA
- a CDS encoding VOC family protein has protein sequence MKKHIRVMNTILYCQRWRETVTFYRDILEFSITFENNWFVEFRINEGARLSVANEQRATIKSASGRGLTLAFRVDQADEIWNSFSAKGIKTGKVANHPWGGRSFFLFDPEGNRLEIWSM, from the coding sequence ATGAAAAAACATATTCGCGTAATGAATACAATCTTGTATTGTCAGCGGTGGCGCGAGACCGTTACCTTTTACCGGGATATTCTGGAATTTTCCATAACTTTTGAAAATAACTGGTTCGTTGAGTTTAGAATAAATGAAGGCGCACGTTTGAGCGTGGCAAACGAGCAAAGGGCGACTATCAAAAGTGCATCAGGACGGGGCCTGACGCTGGCTTTCCGGGTAGATCAGGCTGATGAGATATGGAACAGCTTCTCAGCAAAAGGCATAAAGACAGGAAAGGTTGCTAACCACCCATGGGGAGGACGGTCATTCTTTCTTTTTGACCCCGAAGGCAACCGTCTTGAAATATGGTCAATGTAA